In Paenibacillus kyungheensis, the following are encoded in one genomic region:
- a CDS encoding YheC/YheD family protein codes for MEKRLSIGMMIGWKIRLDLPLACALIAHSQEVDFFYFYPAGIDEQTRTIEGQAWDGTQWVTGIFAYPDVIYDRMRRKGSDQFGNIYEKLAGIPITHTLRGRSIVKTKVYNVLRGDANLKKSLIPFMTMRDPEKVIEFVHKHQRVIFKADGGASAQNMFTVEVKDDGYEVFDQTYLHTMNQEQMLEVVTVLIERRYCAQKLIQSTTVQEFPFFIRVHVSKDGQGQWMVAFCSVSLSLNPMIKVTNSESTFRVTTTWTRFLNHQFGEQPGGSMDRKIQAYAIEISQYLEQQWGTGFHEIGLDLGIDKQNKIRLFEAGLGIPDTSFHNIELAQPAIAYCQYLVRQSQSS; via the coding sequence ATGGAAAAACGATTGTCGATTGGCATGATGATTGGCTGGAAAATACGATTAGATTTACCTCTGGCTTGTGCATTAATAGCACACAGTCAAGAAGTTGATTTTTTCTACTTTTATCCTGCGGGTATAGATGAACAGACGCGTACGATTGAAGGGCAAGCATGGGACGGCACACAATGGGTCACCGGAATATTTGCATATCCTGATGTGATCTATGATCGGATGCGTCGCAAAGGTTCAGATCAATTCGGTAATATCTATGAAAAATTAGCAGGTATTCCTATCACTCATACGCTGAGAGGACGTTCTATTGTCAAAACGAAAGTTTATAATGTGCTTCGCGGGGATGCGAATTTGAAAAAGTCACTGATCCCTTTTATGACGATGAGAGATCCTGAAAAAGTCATCGAATTTGTTCATAAACATCAACGTGTGATTTTCAAAGCAGATGGTGGGGCATCTGCTCAAAATATGTTTACAGTAGAAGTGAAAGATGATGGATATGAAGTGTTCGATCAGACTTATTTGCATACGATGAATCAGGAACAAATGCTCGAGGTGGTTACGGTATTGATTGAACGTAGATATTGTGCACAGAAATTAATTCAAAGTACAACAGTGCAAGAGTTTCCATTTTTTATTCGTGTTCATGTATCCAAAGACGGTCAAGGGCAATGGATGGTTGCGTTCTGTTCAGTCTCTTTGTCGCTTAATCCGATGATCAAAGTAACGAATAGCGAAAGTACATTTCGTGTGACCACCACATGGACTCGTTTTCTCAATCATCAATTCGGAGAACAACCGGGTGGTTCAATGGATCGCAAAATTCAAGCATATGCGATTGAAATCTCGCAATATCTTGAACAGCAATGGGGTACAGGATTTCACGAAATAGGATTAGACCTCGGAATTGATAAGCAAAATAAAATTCGATTGTTTGAAGCAGGTCTGGGGATACCGGATACTTCTTTCCATAATATAGAGCTGGCTCAGCCTGCGATCGCTTACTGTCAATACTTAGTACGTCAGTCGCAATCTTCTTAA
- a CDS encoding YheC/YheD family protein, which produces MEKRLSIGMLIGWKIEPELCLASAMAASSHQADFFYFYPGDVKEATRTIRGKEWNGTKWVYNTFDYPDVIYDRMRRRGSDQFGNIYEKLAGIPITHTLIGKSMYKTKVYNLLLGHPELKKIVIPFMTMREPEKVIEFIQQHQQVVLKADRGAKGENTFTAEVKGDMLEVFDQTYIHQMNAEQTIALVELLTERRYCVQKLVQSSTVIQGFPFYIRVHIAKNGKNEWIVAFCSAGISLKSNIKIANSKKTLTVSTTWNRFLEHQFGEEVNGPMDQKIQKTALQLANYLESQIGSGFHEIGLDIGVDEHRNICLFEAGIGLPSTLFNYVELARPAIEYSLYLARQSLK; this is translated from the coding sequence ATGGAGAAGCGATTGTCGATTGGAATGCTTATCGGTTGGAAAATAGAGCCTGAATTGTGTCTAGCCAGTGCGATGGCAGCTAGCAGTCATCAAGCGGACTTTTTCTATTTCTACCCTGGCGATGTGAAGGAAGCAACACGTACGATTCGTGGCAAAGAATGGAATGGTACAAAATGGGTCTACAACACTTTTGATTATCCTGATGTGATCTATGATCGCATGCGCCGTAGAGGATCAGATCAATTCGGCAATATTTATGAAAAGTTAGCGGGTATTCCAATAACACATACCCTTATAGGCAAGTCGATGTACAAAACAAAAGTGTACAATCTACTGTTAGGTCATCCTGAGCTTAAAAAAATCGTAATCCCTTTTATGACTATGCGAGAACCGGAGAAAGTGATTGAATTTATTCAGCAACATCAGCAAGTGGTACTCAAAGCCGATCGAGGGGCTAAAGGCGAGAATACATTTACAGCAGAAGTAAAAGGAGACATGCTGGAAGTATTCGATCAGACGTATATTCATCAGATGAACGCTGAGCAAACGATAGCTTTGGTAGAATTATTGACGGAACGACGCTATTGTGTACAAAAATTAGTGCAGAGTAGTACCGTTATACAAGGATTTCCTTTTTATATTCGAGTGCATATTGCCAAAAATGGCAAAAACGAATGGATTGTCGCTTTTTGTTCAGCAGGGATTTCTTTAAAATCCAATATTAAAATAGCCAACAGCAAAAAAACACTGACTGTATCTACCACATGGAATCGATTTTTGGAGCATCAATTTGGTGAAGAAGTGAACGGGCCGATGGATCAAAAAATACAAAAAACTGCCTTACAATTAGCAAATTATTTGGAATCACAAATCGGATCAGGATTTCATGAAATCGGGTTGGATATTGGTGTAGATGAACATCGCAATATTTGCTTATTTGAAGCTGGAATCGGACTACCATCGACACTGTTTAACTACGTAGAATTGGCGCGCCCGGCTATCGAGTACAGTCTATATCTAGCACGTCAATCATTGAAATAG
- a CDS encoding FAD-dependent monooxygenase — translation MVINADIHRNTCDFDVLIVGAGPTGLTLAIELARRGISYRIIDKAPHPSKYSKALGVMARTLELLHQAEVADTLIAQGHQVTGMQASSYNKVLAQVNFTSLIQSPYPYVLMVPQSITEQVLIDRLTSLGGTVERQVQLTALQQLDQPQQYVQAIIQHTDKSVQSEEKILARWVVGCDGAHSTVRHLSDIAFEGEVLAQSFALADVQIDWKQDHNKLYVYLNKGYLTALFPMLDHRHRVIIGMPPDHAVTSSTSDQSIELEDIQAVLDICLPIKVTISDPIWLAKFAVHQRKVKSYRTGRIFLAGDAAHIHSPIGGQGMNTGIQDAFNLGWKLALVCQGYASDTILDSYHAEREPIGRQLLRGTSLFTRLATTRYSVPIAIRNTVAPLLSSRKVIQKRLFSLISETGLAYPHSPIVQQGKGWQRPMLHAGERAPDGGYGQSSRHTLLLFTGEHPVVASPKPPTLEDEIEEPDHRSLLNQVAVKWKDIIDIHILLPDQPLMTPLTLPTHIHTDPDNHLHQQYGMGKGGYVLIRPDGYISYIGSLSDEMDLIGWVHRSFQIPARPSSSIQL, via the coding sequence ATGGTTATCAACGCTGATATTCATCGGAATACTTGTGATTTTGATGTGTTGATTGTAGGCGCAGGCCCCACAGGACTTACGCTAGCAATTGAACTAGCAAGACGCGGTATATCGTATCGAATTATTGACAAAGCGCCGCATCCTTCCAAATATTCCAAAGCATTAGGTGTGATGGCACGTACATTAGAATTATTACATCAAGCAGAGGTGGCAGATACATTAATAGCTCAAGGGCATCAAGTCACAGGGATGCAAGCATCTAGCTATAACAAAGTATTAGCACAGGTAAACTTTACTTCATTAATTCAAAGCCCTTACCCCTACGTACTGATGGTTCCGCAAAGTATCACCGAACAAGTGCTAATTGATCGTTTAACATCACTTGGAGGTACTGTAGAGCGACAAGTGCAATTAACTGCTTTGCAACAGCTAGATCAGCCTCAGCAATATGTACAGGCAATTATTCAACATACAGACAAATCTGTTCAGTCTGAAGAAAAGATATTGGCACGCTGGGTAGTCGGTTGCGATGGAGCTCATAGTACTGTGCGCCATCTCAGTGACATTGCTTTTGAAGGCGAAGTACTGGCTCAATCGTTTGCTCTAGCTGATGTACAGATCGATTGGAAGCAAGATCATAATAAGCTGTATGTCTATCTGAATAAAGGCTATCTGACAGCTCTTTTCCCGATGCTGGATCATCGACACCGGGTTATTATTGGCATGCCACCGGATCATGCTGTAACTTCCTCTACTTCTGATCAATCTATTGAATTAGAAGATATTCAAGCGGTATTGGATATTTGTCTGCCGATCAAAGTCACTATTTCAGATCCGATCTGGTTAGCAAAATTTGCTGTACATCAACGGAAAGTGAAGTCTTATCGTACAGGTCGCATTTTTCTAGCAGGAGATGCTGCTCATATTCATTCACCTATCGGTGGACAAGGAATGAATACAGGGATTCAAGATGCATTTAATCTAGGTTGGAAATTAGCGCTAGTCTGTCAGGGGTATGCTTCCGATACTATACTGGATAGCTATCATGCTGAACGTGAACCGATTGGACGACAATTGCTACGTGGAACCTCTCTTTTTACCCGGTTAGCGACAACCCGATATTCTGTACCGATTGCGATTCGCAATACAGTCGCTCCATTACTATCTTCTCGTAAAGTAATCCAAAAGCGATTGTTCAGTCTAATCTCCGAAACAGGATTGGCTTATCCCCACAGCCCTATTGTGCAACAAGGCAAAGGCTGGCAACGACCAATGCTTCATGCAGGAGAGCGAGCACCTGATGGAGGATACGGACAATCATCTCGCCATACGCTACTTTTATTTACAGGAGAACATCCTGTAGTCGCAAGCCCGAAGCCACCCACACTTGAAGATGAGATCGAAGAGCCAGATCACCGTTCATTACTGAATCAAGTAGCTGTGAAATGGAAAGATATTATTGATATCCATATTTTATTACCGGATCAACCATTAATGACTCCTTTAACACTACCCACACATATTCATACCGATCCAGACAATCATCTGCATCAACAATATGGAATGGGCAAAGGTGGCTATGTGCTGATTCGTCCAGATGGATATATCAGTTATATTGGCAGTCTAAGTGATGAAATGGACTTGATTGGCTGGGTACATCGTTCTTTTCAGATACCGGCTAGACCTTCCTCATCTATTCAATTGTAG
- a CDS encoding TerB N-terminal domain-containing protein, producing MHSPSPLSYTDRTYTALLSFEEDRGFFLHISRADGVVEEEQAEEVQQMVMGKTLRNAEHRWQHSSYGHSECLLKPEEAHKLYTRLTRLVPGTLELFDGTPIEASYDGSAEAVLSGGSEPATTIAISTSSESSYSVDDLDHYLEDIPDEEIVYGIDPAYAQDQSFQVAEEYIPYAAPEEFTDSIHMDAKWVLEGRRDEKNGVGQVTAVPMIEISGIRYPAVELSRRLGASGTYVGLHEHGQIEADVLRELGLGPMGRMADGTSLDKNSKLTSQEIIQRGSERLSGPWEQLLIPDLALPGTERDLAQHFDFLTHWGISGGILGGVMKHSESLQHFLEAYIRKFPACKIAIIGKKPLLTGLQKLWQPTLGSYWQEASELSSKTSSTKNKSTLPLIAVPASLLTGRTALLPGGVDIAIYLEPDELTDSVTSKVYKAMNKLTTRLRLAIYAEGQHLDEPHMRTAQTSLLKLFHSVVREYAIVDPDHPLTELPPAFPMVVKRALQSGLPQVSEHKGGFAEFEWGTEERGLRIPERPADLSIPMMDTTVDEDWKKDHIIYDHQGWLQSFQYKKEDSPSVTLPPESTADPQSASEREQDDISGYEMDLNQPPTYKVVHSTGKSTSIPVNTASMSAWKIPPINAAEHESIYSQDQAKGDIAEVDSLVDHRVAHDNHAQEIVLDSELAPRYVSYEDSSKYSSSETDEELRSQSSIQTAEHVFAKRAHEMIEHREEEAEFVPFMSYWPTYESMTWRQKKWYFYWRQEVREGRYPATDLSYIFLMCYEIINGAGWTEPLEGHQYLMNLWRQYRKKFIKLDRYIPQWVLDFGQVHDLHEPLSEFMIEASDHLPTELADLEWERIWSSQPAQIPFALVHQLLDYDMQRSRFYVEKGSEWIQEYVPKVLAAVDAFLDKQQGARLIQIFRPPVYRETERYLFRSAVYDATIYGRTVTVRRLPLCEHKPLREFLTGIIKLTENEFRRHLEFSGRLRINPPVEPEIARLIERYIKRIFTVPEELPAPRQVQIDTSVLEQLQADSNVVRDMLTLREEQKISNEEEWTTWIAEHALAVDADSPLVEEEPEIDTQQDTLQSVDDTEQTLPLQSSLPHQDQPIEEMRVSIAPLPAELDNEWQEWIDGLQTHHIQFLGALLDEADDSVLRDIASKGGTMPALLVDEINDLAMDTIGDLLLEEGTIMEEYRTVLDAIIMR from the coding sequence ATGCATTCACCATCGCCACTATCCTATACAGACAGAACCTATACGGCATTATTAAGCTTCGAAGAAGATCGAGGCTTTTTCCTGCATATTTCACGCGCCGATGGAGTCGTTGAAGAGGAACAAGCTGAGGAAGTACAGCAGATGGTTATGGGTAAAACGCTTCGTAATGCTGAACATAGATGGCAACACTCCTCTTACGGTCATAGCGAATGTCTGCTCAAACCGGAAGAAGCGCACAAATTATATACACGATTGACCAGATTAGTACCGGGCACATTAGAGTTATTTGATGGTACACCGATTGAAGCAAGTTACGATGGTAGCGCTGAAGCTGTTCTTTCTGGCGGGAGTGAACCTGCTACGACTATCGCTATCTCTACATCTTCAGAATCAAGCTATAGTGTAGATGATCTGGATCATTATCTTGAAGATATTCCTGATGAAGAAATCGTCTATGGTATCGATCCTGCCTATGCACAAGATCAGTCTTTTCAAGTTGCTGAAGAATATATTCCTTATGCTGCTCCAGAAGAATTTACAGATAGTATTCATATGGATGCCAAATGGGTGCTTGAAGGCAGACGAGACGAGAAAAATGGTGTCGGACAAGTCACAGCTGTACCGATGATCGAGATCAGTGGGATTCGCTATCCTGCTGTAGAATTATCACGTCGTCTGGGTGCATCTGGAACGTATGTTGGATTACATGAGCATGGACAGATCGAAGCAGATGTATTACGCGAATTAGGGTTAGGGCCTATGGGTAGAATGGCTGACGGTACATCACTTGATAAAAATAGTAAATTAACATCGCAAGAAATTATTCAGCGTGGTTCTGAACGACTCAGCGGCCCGTGGGAACAATTGCTGATTCCAGATTTGGCTTTACCGGGTACAGAACGTGATTTGGCGCAACATTTTGATTTTCTAACGCATTGGGGAATTTCTGGCGGGATTTTAGGCGGAGTGATGAAGCATAGTGAATCGCTACAGCATTTTCTGGAAGCTTATATTCGCAAATTTCCAGCATGTAAGATTGCGATTATTGGTAAAAAGCCTTTACTGACTGGATTGCAAAAGCTATGGCAACCGACACTCGGATCATACTGGCAAGAAGCATCTGAATTGTCGAGCAAGACCAGCTCAACCAAAAATAAATCGACATTACCATTGATTGCTGTACCTGCTAGTCTATTGACTGGAAGAACAGCGCTGTTGCCAGGTGGAGTCGATATTGCGATTTATTTAGAACCTGATGAATTAACAGATAGTGTAACGAGCAAAGTATACAAAGCTATGAATAAGTTAACTACCCGCTTACGGTTGGCGATCTATGCAGAAGGTCAACATTTGGATGAACCTCATATGCGAACAGCTCAGACCAGTCTGCTCAAATTATTTCATTCCGTAGTACGTGAATACGCGATTGTCGATCCCGACCATCCATTGACCGAGTTACCACCTGCTTTTCCGATGGTGGTCAAGCGTGCACTTCAATCGGGATTGCCACAAGTAAGTGAACACAAAGGTGGATTTGCTGAATTTGAATGGGGAACAGAAGAACGGGGATTGCGTATTCCTGAACGTCCTGCTGACCTTTCTATTCCTATGATGGATACCACTGTAGACGAAGATTGGAAAAAAGATCATATTATCTATGACCATCAAGGCTGGTTACAGTCTTTTCAATATAAAAAAGAAGATAGTCCTTCTGTTACTTTGCCACCTGAATCTACAGCAGATCCACAATCTGCAAGCGAGAGAGAACAGGACGACATCAGTGGCTATGAAATGGATCTTAATCAACCACCTACTTACAAAGTAGTTCATTCTACTGGAAAAAGTACTTCTATTCCGGTCAATACTGCTTCGATGTCTGCATGGAAGATTCCGCCTATAAATGCTGCTGAACATGAAAGCATTTATTCGCAGGATCAAGCAAAAGGCGATATCGCAGAAGTCGATTCGTTGGTAGATCATCGTGTTGCTCATGATAATCATGCACAAGAGATCGTGCTAGATAGCGAACTTGCACCACGCTATGTATCGTATGAAGATTCATCGAAGTATAGTTCATCAGAGACCGATGAAGAATTGCGCTCTCAATCATCAATTCAGACCGCAGAGCATGTTTTTGCGAAGCGTGCACATGAAATGATAGAACATCGTGAAGAAGAAGCTGAATTTGTTCCATTTATGAGTTATTGGCCGACTTATGAGAGTATGACATGGCGACAGAAAAAGTGGTATTTCTACTGGCGTCAAGAAGTACGTGAAGGTCGATATCCAGCGACAGATTTATCGTATATTTTCTTAATGTGTTACGAAATTATCAATGGCGCAGGGTGGACAGAACCGTTAGAAGGGCATCAATATCTAATGAATCTATGGCGTCAATATCGCAAAAAGTTTATCAAATTAGATCGATATATTCCGCAGTGGGTACTTGATTTTGGACAAGTTCATGACCTGCATGAACCGCTGAGTGAATTTATGATTGAAGCATCTGATCATTTGCCTACTGAATTAGCTGATCTGGAATGGGAACGTATCTGGTCATCTCAACCAGCACAGATTCCTTTTGCACTGGTTCATCAATTACTTGATTATGATATGCAACGTAGCCGATTTTATGTGGAAAAAGGTAGCGAATGGATACAAGAATATGTGCCTAAAGTGTTGGCGGCGGTCGATGCTTTTCTAGATAAACAGCAAGGAGCAAGGTTGATCCAGATTTTCCGTCCACCTGTATACCGGGAGACTGAACGTTATTTGTTCCGCAGTGCTGTCTATGATGCTACAATCTACGGGCGCACTGTTACTGTCAGACGATTGCCGTTATGTGAACATAAGCCACTACGAGAATTTTTGACTGGTATTATCAAATTAACAGAAAATGAATTTCGTCGTCATCTGGAATTTAGCGGTCGACTTCGTATCAATCCACCGGTTGAACCAGAGATCGCTCGCTTGATCGAACGGTATATCAAGCGTATATTTACAGTGCCAGAAGAATTACCTGCACCAAGACAAGTGCAGATTGATACATCGGTACTTGAACAATTACAAGCGGATTCTAATGTGGTACGTGATATGTTGACTTTGCGTGAAGAACAGAAGATTAGCAATGAAGAAGAATGGACAACATGGATCGCTGAACATGCATTAGCTGTAGATGCTGACTCACCATTGGTAGAAGAAGAGCCAGAGATAGACACACAACAAGACACCCTCCAATCAGTAGACGATACAGAGCAGACGTTACCGTTGCAATCTTCTCTTCCTCATCAGGATCAACCTATAGAAGAGATGAGGGTGAGCATTGCTCCGTTGCCTGCTGAACTGGATAACGAATGGCAAGAGTGGATTGATGGCTTACAGACGCATCATATTCAATTTTTGGGCGCATTGTTAGATGAAGCGGATGATTCAGTATTGCGTGATATCGCTAGTAAAGGTGGCACAATGCCAGCACTGCTAGTCGATGAAATTAATGATCTGGCGATGGATACAATCGGTGACCTTTTGCTTGAAGAAGGTACGATTATGGAAGAATATAGAACAGTGCTTGATGCAATCATCATGAGGTGA
- a CDS encoding ATP-binding protein gives MNEVKIPKRITTALVNSFAAGVVPRIGLEHVAVGRKYEVESILRELDNVADGGAAFKLITGRYGSGKSFLLQMIRNYAMDRGFVVADADLSPERRLTGSKGQGLGTYRELMTNLSTRTRPDGGALESMLQKWISTLQQQVMEENNVSADDPSIGIEVQRRIHSVTSEMEGWVHGFDFAKVLSAYWQGIRLGEDTLKQSALRWLRGEYPTRTEARRELNVGVIIDDDGWYDYMKLWAEFAARIGYQGLLLFVDEGVNLYKISNSVSRQSNYEKLLTIFNDTMQGKAGHLGVFIGGTPQFVEDPRRGLYSYEALRSRLSESRFGSSGTKNFAGPVIRLEMLSHEEILLMLQKLRDIHSQHHKYGSTLEQHQLVAFMQIAVSRMGAEELLTPREVVRDFVDLLNTLHFNEELSFDELLGQLATAPTNPHGGGYAADPDALPNSASSQRTPAGGSASPTPKDEVDDFLAEFDL, from the coding sequence ATGAATGAAGTTAAAATTCCCAAACGGATCACCACTGCATTAGTGAACTCTTTTGCGGCAGGAGTTGTTCCCCGTATCGGTCTGGAACATGTAGCGGTTGGTCGTAAATATGAAGTAGAATCTATTTTGCGTGAGCTGGATAATGTAGCTGATGGCGGAGCGGCTTTCAAATTAATCACAGGTCGATATGGTAGTGGTAAAAGCTTTTTGCTACAAATGATCCGTAATTATGCAATGGATCGCGGATTTGTAGTCGCAGATGCCGATCTATCTCCTGAACGCCGTCTTACTGGTTCCAAAGGTCAGGGACTTGGCACATATCGCGAATTAATGACCAATCTATCGACTCGTACCCGTCCAGACGGTGGAGCGCTTGAATCGATGTTACAGAAATGGATATCGACCCTTCAACAACAAGTGATGGAAGAAAATAATGTATCTGCAGACGATCCCTCTATAGGGATTGAAGTGCAACGCCGTATCCATTCAGTAACATCTGAAATGGAAGGCTGGGTGCATGGATTTGATTTTGCCAAAGTGTTATCGGCGTACTGGCAAGGGATTCGCCTGGGTGAAGACACGCTCAAACAATCGGCACTACGCTGGTTGCGTGGCGAATATCCAACCCGTACCGAAGCTAGACGTGAATTAAATGTAGGCGTGATTATTGATGATGACGGTTGGTATGATTATATGAAATTATGGGCAGAATTTGCTGCTCGTATCGGTTATCAAGGATTGCTGTTATTTGTTGATGAAGGTGTTAATTTATACAAAATTTCTAATAGTGTATCCCGTCAAAGTAATTATGAAAAGCTGTTAACGATCTTTAACGATACGATGCAAGGTAAAGCAGGGCATCTGGGTGTATTTATCGGTGGCACACCGCAGTTTGTCGAAGACCCGCGTCGTGGATTATATAGCTATGAAGCTTTACGTTCCCGTTTATCTGAAAGTCGGTTCGGTAGCAGTGGAACCAAAAACTTTGCAGGGCCTGTGATTCGACTAGAAATGTTATCACATGAAGAAATATTATTAATGCTACAAAAGTTACGTGATATTCATAGTCAGCATCACAAGTATGGATCGACATTAGAACAACATCAACTGGTCGCTTTTATGCAAATTGCTGTCTCACGCATGGGGGCAGAAGAATTGCTGACTCCGCGTGAAGTGGTACGTGATTTTGTTGATTTGCTTAATACGCTTCATTTTAATGAAGAATTATCGTTTGATGAATTGTTAGGGCAGTTAGCGACAGCGCCGACCAATCCGCATGGCGGTGGATATGCGGCTGATCCTGATGCATTACCTAACTCAGCCTCCAGTCAGCGTACACCAGCTGGAGGATCAGCTTCACCTACACCCAAAGATGAAGTCGATGATTTTTTGGCGGAGTTTGATCTATGA
- a CDS encoding DEAD/DEAH box helicase → MSRNHPFYRLAPFIQEYMYRSGWKEMREAQVEACRVLLDTSHHLLIASGTASGKTEAAFFPALTALHEHPSKSVGILYIGPLKALINDQFERLKGVLRDSDIPVWHWHGDVPQSQKTKLMKNPSGILQITPESLEGLLMNRPNSIPALFGDLRYIVVDEVHAFMGADRGIQVLSQLSRIERMGGCRPQRIGLSATLSDYESATQWLAAGTGQPVDIVSPEGNRKLRLSIEHFSFPNARNEEQAQQLEYAQQAYHNFIYDQTHHKKALIFTNSRSDAEYMTLEMRAVAAKRQEPDIFHVHHGSISALLREEAEAALREGYGPAVAAATLTLELGIDLGELERVIQLGAPYSCSSFVQRLGRSGRREGSVSEMIFVCPEEEDEEAQLPARMPWIMLRAIAVIELYVKQKWVEPFSARKLPVGILYHQTMSILKSMGEAEPAELARAILTLPPFRHFSAEQYQSFLQYLLQLDHLQYTEEGTLIIGLAGEKIVNNFRFYAVFKDDEEHAVYNGSEEIGSITTVPPPGYCFSLAGKLWKVEEIDSRHRAVYVKSSKGKVDTLWLGAGGDIDTMIMQKIREILASNDHYPYLAPQAKTRLERARRLARETDLLKKIVLPAGGDSCFVLPWVGSKSFRTLERLLKHNLSERLGLRAVTPLEPYYFVVSGQADAAEIEAEIIAECERIENPEQLLAEEEAPYMGKYDEFIQPLLVRQAFATDGLDIEGLKSGLNSQKPQINL, encoded by the coding sequence ATGAGTAGAAATCATCCATTTTATCGGTTGGCTCCATTTATTCAGGAATATATGTATCGTAGTGGTTGGAAAGAAATGCGTGAAGCACAGGTAGAAGCTTGTCGGGTGCTTTTGGATACATCCCATCATTTACTGATTGCGTCCGGTACAGCTTCTGGTAAAACAGAAGCTGCTTTTTTTCCAGCATTAACCGCATTACATGAACATCCGTCCAAATCGGTCGGCATTTTATATATAGGGCCTCTCAAAGCATTAATCAATGATCAATTTGAACGGCTCAAAGGGGTTTTGCGTGATTCGGATATTCCGGTCTGGCACTGGCATGGCGATGTTCCTCAATCACAGAAAACCAAATTAATGAAAAACCCTTCTGGCATTTTACAAATTACACCGGAGTCACTGGAAGGATTGTTGATGAATCGTCCCAATTCGATTCCAGCGCTATTCGGTGATCTTCGTTATATTGTAGTCGATGAAGTGCATGCTTTTATGGGAGCCGATCGGGGAATTCAAGTACTCTCACAATTATCCCGTATTGAGCGTATGGGTGGCTGTCGTCCACAACGAATCGGATTATCTGCGACCCTAAGCGATTACGAAAGTGCGACCCAATGGTTAGCCGCAGGTACAGGTCAACCGGTTGATATTGTATCACCGGAAGGCAATCGTAAGTTGCGTTTGAGTATCGAACACTTTTCATTTCCTAATGCTCGAAATGAAGAACAAGCTCAACAATTAGAATATGCGCAACAAGCGTATCATAACTTTATCTATGACCAGACCCATCATAAAAAAGCACTGATCTTCACCAATAGTCGCTCAGATGCAGAATATATGACGCTCGAAATGAGAGCTGTTGCTGCTAAGCGTCAAGAACCGGATATTTTTCATGTACATCATGGCAGTATCTCGGCATTGTTACGAGAAGAAGCCGAAGCGGCTCTGCGTGAAGGGTACGGCCCTGCTGTAGCGGCGGCGACACTGACACTTGAACTGGGCATCGATCTGGGTGAATTAGAACGTGTTATTCAATTAGGTGCGCCTTATTCATGCTCTAGCTTTGTTCAGCGATTAGGACGTTCAGGGCGACGTGAAGGGTCTGTATCAGAAATGATCTTTGTCTGTCCGGAAGAAGAAGATGAAGAAGCACAATTGCCTGCACGTATGCCATGGATTATGTTACGAGCGATTGCAGTCATTGAATTGTATGTGAAGCAGAAATGGGTAGAGCCTTTCAGTGCACGCAAATTGCCTGTCGGTATTCTGTATCACCAGACGATGAGTATACTCAAAAGTATGGGCGAAGCAGAGCCTGCTGAATTGGCGCGTGCTATTTTGACATTACCGCCTTTTCGCCATTTTAGTGCAGAGCAATACCAATCGTTTCTTCAATACTTATTGCAATTGGATCATCTTCAATATACCGAAGAAGGCACATTAATTATCGGGTTAGCCGGAGAAAAAATCGTCAACAATTTCCGCTTTTATGCCGTATTCAAAGACGATGAAGAACATGCTGTCTATAATGGATCTGAAGAAATCGGTTCGATTACGACCGTTCCACCACCGGGCTATTGCTTTTCACTGGCAGGCAAGCTCTGGAAAGTCGAAGAGATCGACAGTCGCCATCGGGCAGTCTATGTCAAATCTTCGAAAGGGAAAGTGGATACGCTCTGGCTTGGTGCAGGTGGTGATATCGATACCATGATTATGCAGAAGATTCGCGAAATTTTAGCATCTAATGATCATTATCCTTATCTAGCCCCTCAAGCCAAAACCCGATTAGAACGAGCACGTCGATTAGCAAGAGAAACCGATTTGCTCAAAAAGATCGTGTTACCTGCTGGTGGGGATTCCTGTTTTGTTTTACCATGGGTTGGGAGTAAGTCCTTCCGTACATTGGAACGATTGCTCAAGCATAATCTATCCGAACGTCTGGGACTACGGGCAGTAACACCGCTAGAGCCTTACTATTTTGTCGTATCCGGTCAAGCAGATGCTGCTGAGATCGAAGCTGAGATTATCGCAGAATGTGAACGGATCGAGAATCCTGAGCAATTACTGGCAGAAGAAGAGGCTCCTTATATGGGCAAATACGATGAATTTATTCAACCATTGCTGGTACGGCAAGCATTTGCTACAGATGGATTAGATATCGAAGGTTTGAAAAGTGGATTAAATTCCCAGAAACCTCAAATTAATTTGTAA